A genomic window from Neoarius graeffei isolate fNeoGra1 chromosome 5, fNeoGra1.pri, whole genome shotgun sequence includes:
- the trdmt1 gene encoding tRNA (cytosine(38)-C(5))-methyltransferase has protein sequence MEKLRVLELYSGIGGMHYALRESSVPAEVVAAVDVNTTANEIYKHNFPETLLLPKTIEGMTLSDFNKLDFDLILMSPPCQPFTRIGLQGDVNDPRTKSFLYILDILPRLNKMPRFILLENVKGFESSSARNALIKTLQDCRYNFQELMISPTCLGIPNSRLRYFLIAKASPDSFSFQKTAKILEGFPKSESSSDTDSPMIPDSHCSTVNADKREDGTIIYKMETAQELERKRSQDGEQTVRRLRDFLEDEEQGTDMDSYLLPPKILLRYALLMDIVNPNCRRSVCFTKGYGHYVEGTGSVLQSCTDMELESIFKSLDMLSEEEKLKQLSLLKLRYFTPREIANLMGFPPHFSFPSNISVKQQYRVLGNSLNVHVVAKLISLMVS, from the exons ATGGAGAAACTCCGTGTTTTGGAACTGTACAGTGGCATTGGAGGGATGCATTATGCATTGAGAG AGAGCTCGGTCCCTGCTGAAGTGGTAGCTGCAGTGGATGTGAACACAACAGCCAATGAAATCTATAAACACAACTTCCCCGAAACTCTGCTGTTACCCAAGACCATTGAA GGAATGACATTAAGTGATTTCAATAAACtggattttgatttgattttgatgagcCCTCCTTGTCAGCCTTTTACAag GATTGGATTACAGGGTGATGTAAATGACCCCAGAACAAAAAGCTTTCTCTACATCTTGGACATTCTGCCAAG GTTGAACAAGATGCCCCGCTTCATTCTGTTGGAGAATGTGAAAGGCTTTGAGTCGTCCTCTGCAAG AAATGCCTTGATAAAGACTTTACAGGACTGTAGATACAACTTTCAGGAATTAATGATATCACCCACTTGT CTGGGAATACCGAAttcaaggctgcgttattttcttATTGCCAAAGCTTCCCCAGATTCCTTCTCATTTCAGAAAACAGCAAAG ATTTTAGAGGGCTTTCCAAAGTCAGAATCCAGCTCTGACACAGACAGTCCCATGATCCCTGACAGCCACTGTAGTACAGTTAATGCTGACAAGAGAGAAGACGGGACTATAATCTATAAGATGGAGACGGCTCAGGAGCTGGAGAGGAAGAGGAGTCAGGACGGTGAACAGACCGTGAGGAGACTACGGGATTTCCTGGAAGATGAAGAACAAGGAACAGACATGGACAGTTATTTGCTTCCTCCAAAGATCCTGCTCAGATACGCCTTGCTCATGGATATAGTGAATCCAAACTGCAGGAGATCAGTCTGCTTCACTAAAGG ATATGGGCACTATGTAGAGGGAACTGGGTCTGTTCTTCAGTCGTGTACAGACATGGAGCTGGAGAGCATCTTTAAGTCACTGGACATGCTATCTGAAGAGGAAAAGCTGAAGCAGCTGTCCCTGCTCAAGCTCCGATACTTCACACCCAGAGAGATCGCCAACCTTATGGGCTTCCCACCACATTTCA gcTTTCCATCAAATATCTCCGTTAAGCAGCAGTACCGGGTTCTGGGAAACAGTCTAAATGTTCATGTAGTGGCCAAGCTCATCAGTCTCATGGTGTCATGA